The following coding sequences lie in one Dromaius novaehollandiae isolate bDroNov1 unplaced genomic scaffold, bDroNov1.hap1 HAP1_SCAFFOLD_56, whole genome shotgun sequence genomic window:
- the LOC135325746 gene encoding olfactory receptor 14A16-like, producing MSNGSSLNEFLLLAFADTRELQLLHFSLFLGIYLAALLGNGLIITAVACDHRLHTPMYFFLLNLSILDLGSISTTVPKSMANSLWDTRAISYSGCAAQVFLLLFSLSAEYSLLTVMAYDRYVAICRPLHYRTLMGSRACVRMAAAAWASGFLYALLHTGNTFSIPLCHGNVVDQFFCEVPQILKLSCSDSYLRELGLIVFGACLAFGCFIFIVVSYVQIFTAVLRIPSEQGRHKAFSMCLPHLAVVSLFLSTGLFAYLKPPSLSSPALDLVVSLLYSMVPPTVNPLIYSMRNKELKDALRKLVQLQHQ from the coding sequence atgtccaatggcagctccctgaatgagttcctcctcctggcatttgcagacacacgggagctgcagctcttgcacttctcgctcttcctgggcatctacctggctgccctcctgggcaatggcctcatcatcacagccgtagcctgcgaccaccgcctccacacccccatgtacttcttcctcctcaacctctccatcctcgacctcggctccatctccaccactgtccccaaatccatggccaattccctgtgggataccagggccatttcctactcaggatgtgctgcccaggtctttctgcttctcttttcattgtcagcagagtattctctcctcactgtcatggcttatgaccgctatgttgccatctgcagacccctgcactacaggaccctcatgggcagcagagcttgtgtcagaatggcagcagctgcctgggccagtggctttctctatgctctcctgcacactgggaacacattttctaTACCACTCTGCCATGGCAATgttgtggaccagttcttctgtgaagttccccagatcctcaagctctcctgctcagactcctacctcagggaacttggacTTATTGTGTTTGGTGCCTgcttagcctttgggtgtttcattttcattgtggtgtcctacgtgcagatcttcactgctgtgctgaggatcccctctgagcagggccggcacaaagccttttccatgtgcctcccgcacctggccgtggtctccctgtttctcagcactggcctgtttgcctacctgaagcccccctccctctcctccccagctctggatctggtggtgtctcTTCTGTACTCAatggtgcctccaacagtgaaccccctcatctacagcatgaggaacaaggagctcaaggatgcactgaggaaactggttcaactccagcaccaataa